The following proteins are encoded in a genomic region of Cryptomeria japonica chromosome 11, Sugi_1.0, whole genome shotgun sequence:
- the LOC131859830 gene encoding caffeic acid 3-O-methyltransferase-like, giving the protein MGSPSATIINEEEWLVAMELNTFTCLPMALKAAVELEVLQTIANAGDGIQVSPTKIVSQIPNVTNPDAAITLDRILRVLASHSLLSCSVTTDKNGKPERLYGLTPLCKYLVQSKDGLSLAPLVVMNQDKVFLDAWHYLKDAVLDGSQPFSKAHGVHAFEYPAKDQRFNKLFNRAMAEHSILNMGRILEIYEGFKDLEELVDVAGGVGHTLNIIVSKYPNIRGVNFDQPHVVADAPQFPGVTHIGGDMFDSVPSGRAIFMKWILHDWSDAHCIKLLKNCHKALPENGKVIVVDSILPVAAETSSYARQAFHVDLCMLVHNPGGKERTEEEFKQLAKVAGFAGGAKPICCVNGVWVIEFQK; this is encoded by the exons ATGGGTTCCCCTAGTGCCACCATTATCAATGAGGAAGAATGGCTTGTGGCTATGGAGCTAAACACCTTCACCTGCCTCCCTATGGCCCTCAAGGCTGCAGTAGAGCTTGAGGTGCTGCAGACCATAGCCAATGCAGGTGATGGTATTCAAGTTTCCCCTACCAAGATTGTGTCCCAAATTCCAAATGTAACAAACCCAGATGCTGCAATTACTCTAGATAGGATTCTGAGAGTCCTAGCAAGTCATTCCCTCCTCAGCTGTTCTGTAACCACAGACAAGAATGGAAAGCCTGAGAGGCTCTATGGTCTGACTCCTCTCTGCAAATACCTTGTGCAGAGCAAGGATGGTCTGTCCTTGGCCCCACTGGTCGTGATGAACCAGGACAAGGTGTTTTTGGACGCCTGGCATTATCTTAAGGATGCTGTTCTTGATGGGAGCCAGCCATTCAGTAAGGCACATGGGGTGCATGCATTTGAGTACCCTGCCAAAGACCAGAGATTCAATAAGCTCTTTAATAGGGCTATGGCTGAGCACTCTATACTTAATATGGGGAGGATTCTTGAGATATATGAGGGTTTTAAGGATTTGGAGGAGCTGGTGGATGTGGCTGGTGGAGTAGGGCATACTCTTAATATTATAGTTTCCAAGTACCCCAATATAAGGGGAGTGAATTTTGATCAGCCTCATGTTGTGGCAGATGCTCCACAGTTTCCAG GGGTAACCCATATTGGGGGAGATATGTTCGACAGCGTACCATCTGGCCGGGCTATTTTTATGAAG TGGATTTTGCACGACTGGAGTGATGCTCATTGTATAAAGCTTCTGAAGAATTGCCACAAGGCCTTGCCAGAGAATGGAAAGGTGATTGTAGTGGATTCCATTTTGCCAGTAGCTGCAGAGACCTCTTCCTATGCCAGGCAGGCATTTCATGTGGATCTTTGCATGTTGGTACACAACCCAGGTGGAAAAGAGCGGACAGAGGAGGAGTTCAAACAACTTGCAAAAGTAGCAGGATTTGCAGGAGGTGCAAAGCCCATTTGCTGCGTTAATGGAGTCTGGGTTATTGAGTTCCAGAAATGA